The following DNA comes from Nocardioides sp. JQ2195.
CCGGCTGCAGGAGTTCGCCGACCAGCTGATCAGCGGGGAGGCCGGTCGCGACGAGATCCCGCTGACCCTGGCGCAGATCAAGGCCTCGACCACGCCGGCCCGGCCCAGTCGGGTTACCGCGCTCGCCGGGAAGGAACCGGTCGGGTCGCAGACGAGGAACCCGACCAGCCCACGACGCCCGGTGGTCGCCCCCGGCACCGGTGAGGCTCCTGTGATCACGCCGACGTCGTTGGGCTACGCCCGCTCCGTCGTGGGTCGCCACGTCCTTCCGACCCCGACCTACCGCTGGCCGCTCATCGAGCGCTTCACCCGCACCGAGACCTGGATCAAGCACGAGAACCACTCACCGACCGGCGCCTTCAAGGTGCGGGGTGGGCTGAACTTCCTCGAGCGCCTGCGGGTCTCGGGAATGCCTGCGCCCAGCGGACTCATCTCGGCCACCCGGGGCAACCACGGCCAGAGCCTGGCCTTCGCCGGGTCCAGGTACGGCGTCCCGGTGACGATCGTCGTCCCGGAGGGCAACAATCCCGACCAGGTCGACGCCATGGACGGTCACGGTGCCGAGGTCATCGAGCACGGGGCCGACTTCCAGGCGGCCCGCGAGCACGCCGCCCAGCTGGCCGGCGAGCGCGGCCTGCTGATGGTGCCGCCGTTCCACGCCTGGCTGGTGGAGGGCATCGCGACGTACGCCGCGGAGCTCCACGAGGCGGTCTCGGGCCTGGACACGATCTATGTGCCGGTCGGCATGGGATCCGGCATCTGCGCCAACATCCTGGTGCGCGACCTGCTCGGCCTGCGCACCGAGATCGTCGGCGTGGTCAGCGCCGGCGCCCCGGCGTACGCCCTGTCCTTCGAGGCCGGCCGCCCGGTGTCGACCGACAGCGCCGACACGTTCGTCGACGGGGTGGCGTGCCGGACCCCCGACCCGGTGGCCGTCGAGATCATCAACCGTGGTGCCGCGCGCATCGTGCGGGTCTCCGAGGAGGAGGCCGCCGAGGCGATGGCGCTGACCTACCGCACCACCCACAACCTGGCCGAGCCCGCGGGCTCCCTCGCGTTGGCCGGAATGCTCGCCGACCGCGACCAGCTCGAGGGGCGCCGGATCGCGCTGGTGCAGACCGGCGGGAACTGCGACCTCGACACTCTGACCCGGGTCACCGCCGACATCACCTGACGCGAACGGGCAGTTCTTGTTGCGCGAACGGGCAATCCTTGCTGCGCGAACGGGCAATTGTTGATGCTCGAACTGCGTGTTCTTGACGTGCGTACGCCGTCTCCCGGTGGCCTCCTACGATGGAGCCCATGAGCATCTCTGTCGGAGCCCACGTCGACCAGACCGACCCCATCGCGGAGGCCAAGGCACGCGACACCACGCTGGTGCAGTTCTTCCTCGGCAACCCGCAGAGCTACAAGGGCCCGGTCATCGAGTACGCCGGGGGCGCCGAGGGGCTCAAGGCCGACGCCGAGGCGGCGGGCGTCGACCTCTACGTGCACGCGCCGTACCTGATCAATGTCGCCACCACCAACAACCGGCTGCGGATCCCGAGCCGCAAGCTGCTGCAGTCCCACATGGACGCCGCGGCCTCCATCGGCGCCAAGGGCCTGATCGTGCACGGAGGCCACCTCAAGGATGACGAGGACCCGTCGATCGGCTTCGACAACTGGCGCAAGGCGATCGCCGCGACCGACCTCAAGATCCCGCTGCTGATCGAGAACACCGCCGGCGGGGACAACGCGATGACGCGTTATCTCGAGCGGATCAAGGGCGTGTGGGACGCGATCCAGGGTGAGGAGCAGGCCGACCAGGTCGGTTTCTGCCTCGACACCTGCCACGCCCACGCCGGCGGCAACAGCCTGGAGACGATCGTCGACGACGTGCTGGCGATCACCGGGCGCATCGACCTGGTGCACGCCAACGACTCGCGCGACGACTTCGACTCGGGTGCCGACCGTCACGCCAACTTCGGAGCCGGCCGCATCGAGCCCGACCTGCTGGCCTCGGTCATCCGCGATGCCAAGGCCCCGGCAGTCTGCGAGACCCCGGGCGGTGCCGAGGAACACCTGGCCGACTTCACCTGGCTGCGCGAGCGCCTCTGAGCGGCGTACGCCGACCATGCCGGCCCGACCCCGTCGGCCGGGTTCACGCGCGATCTGCAGTCACCTGGTGACAGTGATCCGCGCGCATCCGCGAGATGGCCGCCGTACGCCGTCAACGATTGCCCGTTCGCGCAACAACAACTGCCCGTTCGCGCAGCAACGATTGCCCGTTCGCGTCACCAGGCGGCGCCGAAGCAGACGAAAGGTGCCACCGCGCTGCCTGACCCCGCACTGCCTGACCCCGCACTGCCTGACCCCGCACTGCCTGACCCCGCACTGCCTGACCCCGCACCGGACGACGCCCCCTTCGCCACCGCGGCAGCAAGCGCAGCGGCCGGGTCGAGACCGGCAGCCAGCCCGGCGTGGAGCTGGGTGAGCACGTCGTGCGCCGCGTCGTCGGCAACCGCTGTCGGCGAGGCGATCACGCAACGCGCCCCGGCATGCAGCCAGGCGGCGGTCATCCCGATCAGCTCCTCACCGAAGCGCACCGA
Coding sequences within:
- a CDS encoding threonine dehydratase, which gives rise to MNDPGHGPGNDIFAARRRQQAEMYGDSIDVLATKVQQLMGLGVPDLADIIGLSVPMLHKLLNAERVGIGNQVAMGRLTRLQEFADQLISGEAGRDEIPLTLAQIKASTTPARPSRVTALAGKEPVGSQTRNPTSPRRPVVAPGTGEAPVITPTSLGYARSVVGRHVLPTPTYRWPLIERFTRTETWIKHENHSPTGAFKVRGGLNFLERLRVSGMPAPSGLISATRGNHGQSLAFAGSRYGVPVTIVVPEGNNPDQVDAMDGHGAEVIEHGADFQAAREHAAQLAGERGLLMVPPFHAWLVEGIATYAAELHEAVSGLDTIYVPVGMGSGICANILVRDLLGLRTEIVGVVSAGAPAYALSFEAGRPVSTDSADTFVDGVACRTPDPVAVEIINRGAARIVRVSEEEAAEAMALTYRTTHNLAEPAGSLALAGMLADRDQLEGRRIALVQTGGNCDLDTLTRVTADIT
- a CDS encoding deoxyribonuclease IV; protein product: MSISVGAHVDQTDPIAEAKARDTTLVQFFLGNPQSYKGPVIEYAGGAEGLKADAEAAGVDLYVHAPYLINVATTNNRLRIPSRKLLQSHMDAAASIGAKGLIVHGGHLKDDEDPSIGFDNWRKAIAATDLKIPLLIENTAGGDNAMTRYLERIKGVWDAIQGEEQADQVGFCLDTCHAHAGGNSLETIVDDVLAITGRIDLVHANDSRDDFDSGADRHANFGAGRIEPDLLASVIRDAKAPAVCETPGGAEEHLADFTWLRERL